Proteins from one Ochotona princeps isolate mOchPri1 chromosome Y, mOchPri1.hap1, whole genome shotgun sequence genomic window:
- the LOC131478749 gene encoding histone-lysine N-methyltransferase PRDM7-like, translating to MYNLKGRKGQTYKEFSETEFSETVYCEKCQICFLKSCAAHGPPVFLKGNPVEKGHPNRALLSVPTGLRIDPSSILEAGLGVFNEASDLPLGLHFGPFEGKITEVEEEADSGYSWQIAKGRNSYEYVDGKDTSLTNWMRYVNCARNDEEQNLVAFQYHRQIFYHTCEVIKPGCELLIWYGDEYGQKLG from the exons atgtacaacttgaaaggaagaaagggtcagacatacaaagagttcagtgagactgagttcagtgagactgtgt ATTGTGAGAAGTGTCAGATATGcttcctgaagagctgtgctgctcatggacCCCCCGTGTTTCTAAAGGGCAATCCAGTGGAAAAGGGACATCCTAATCGTGctctcctcagtgtgcccactggaCTTCGAATTGACCCATCAAGCATTCTGGAGGCTGGGCTTGGAGTATTTAATGaggcatctgatctgcctttggggctgcactttggtccttttgagggcaagatcacagaagtggaagaggaagctgacagtgggtacagctggcag ATAGCCAAGGGCAGGAACAGCTATGAGTACGTGGATGGAAAGGATACTTCTTTGACCAACTGGATGAG GTATGTGAACTGTGCCCGGAATGATgaggagcagaatttggtggccttccagtaccacaggcagatattTTACCACACCTGCGAGGTCATCaaaccaggctgtgagctgctaatatggtatggggatgagtatggccagaagctgggt